A genomic window from Chitinophaga pollutisoli includes:
- a CDS encoding SusC/RagA family TonB-linked outer membrane protein: MKSFILLITLLIVSCCLYAQQTITGRVISRNDSLPIEGASVSLQGANRAVITNGKGHFTIQTAANTNTAVLVINYVSYEPATLTVNLPYRDTLDIFLSASSRLLDEVTVVSTGYQKIPKERATGSFSTVSNELFNQQVGTDILSRLPAIANSMVMDNGRQSRPQMMIRGLSTISGLKDPLIIVDNFPYDGDINNINPNIVENITILKDASASSIWGARAANGVIVITTKSGRFNQPITLSFNSNLTIGAKPDLGYIRQMTSGDYIDMEQELFNRNFYNSQINSSSRPVISPVVDLLNKVRTGALTQEQAQQQIDALRTVDARDDFNQYMYKRTVNQQYFLSAQGGADKFSWTSSVGYDHNKNNLVAIYERFNLRFQNTYRPIEQLSLTTGLYYTQSQNKSGRLGYNNVTMKGGSTPYMQMADAIGNALPVVKYYNQSYINNLGNGKLLDWNYYPLTDWQHQTSNGNVSDILATATLDYQIIKGLNATVNYQYERQSALNTSLADENSYMARDYINRFTQIVNGNVIYIVPNGSILDKGNSVLNANNIRGQLNFDNTYGKHNITALIGGEARSAHAQSNQARFYGYDPNNLTTGNVDFTKTYPNIVNGGAGFIDRGQYLGETSTRFISYFANAAYTFDERYVLSASARRDASNLFGLKTNDQWNPFWSAGFAWKLSNEKFYKVDFLPYLNLRATYGFSGNVDPAMVAVNTIRFLPYTSVFTGTPYASFNNYYNPLLRWETSKMLNLAVDFRLKNNSLSGSVEYYHKKGDNLFGMAPLDYTTGVPTYILRNVASMKGNGWDIQLKSVNIDRSFKWSTILNFSLYQDKIIEYLIDRTLAREYISTSTVPISGIEGKPVYAIYAYKWAGLDPNTGEAQGYLDGEISKNYNSITGTGTSVEDLQYFGSAIPTKFGSLINAISYKNISLQVGVSFKFGYWFRRSSVNYTNLFNNWVGHSDYALRWQKPGDEVNTNVPVNLYVTNTNRDAFYNGSGVLVEKGDHIRLQYINLAYDFKMPTNGTRGIKGLQVYFNATNLGILWKANKAGIDPDFNIGSNSLITPANYSLGLRAKL, from the coding sequence ATGAAATCTTTTATACTTCTTATCACATTGCTTATTGTTTCCTGTTGCTTGTACGCACAACAAACTATCACAGGCAGGGTTATTTCCCGTAATGATAGTTTGCCTATCGAGGGAGCCAGCGTATCCCTGCAAGGAGCCAATAGAGCGGTAATCACCAACGGTAAAGGACATTTTACCATTCAAACTGCTGCAAATACAAATACTGCTGTTTTGGTGATTAACTATGTAAGCTATGAACCAGCTACCTTAACGGTTAATCTTCCGTATAGGGACACTTTAGACATTTTTTTATCCGCTTCATCCCGCTTGTTGGACGAAGTGACAGTAGTATCAACAGGGTATCAGAAAATACCCAAAGAACGGGCAACAGGTTCATTTTCTACTGTAAGCAATGAACTGTTTAACCAGCAGGTTGGTACGGATATTCTTTCGAGGTTGCCAGCTATTGCCAATAGCATGGTAATGGATAACGGAAGACAAAGTAGACCTCAAATGATGATACGGGGATTAAGTACCATAAGCGGACTAAAAGACCCGCTTATCATTGTCGATAACTTTCCTTATGACGGCGATATAAACAATATCAATCCTAACATCGTTGAGAACATCACCATACTTAAAGATGCTTCGGCTTCCAGTATTTGGGGCGCAAGAGCAGCAAATGGTGTAATTGTTATCACCACCAAGAGTGGGCGTTTTAATCAGCCAATTACCTTATCCTTTAATTCAAACCTTACCATTGGTGCAAAGCCCGATTTGGGGTATATCCGTCAGATGACATCCGGTGATTATATTGATATGGAGCAGGAATTGTTTAACCGGAATTTTTACAACAGCCAAATCAATTCATCGAGCCGTCCGGTAATTAGCCCGGTGGTTGACCTTTTAAACAAAGTTCGTACAGGGGCTTTAACACAGGAACAGGCACAGCAACAGATTGACGCATTAAGAACGGTGGATGCAAGAGACGATTTTAATCAGTATATGTATAAACGCACGGTCAACCAACAATATTTTTTAAGTGCGCAGGGCGGGGCAGACAAATTTTCCTGGACATCATCGGTAGGCTACGACCACAATAAAAATAATTTGGTAGCTATATATGAACGCTTTAATCTTCGTTTCCAAAACACTTATCGACCCATTGAGCAACTTTCTCTTACTACCGGACTATATTACACCCAAAGTCAAAATAAATCCGGTCGTTTAGGATACAATAATGTAACTATGAAAGGCGGTTCCACCCCTTATATGCAGATGGCAGATGCTATCGGAAATGCACTCCCTGTTGTAAAATACTACAATCAAAGCTATATCAATAATCTTGGTAATGGAAAACTGCTCGACTGGAATTACTACCCCCTTACCGATTGGCAGCACCAAACATCAAACGGAAATGTATCCGATATATTAGCAACCGCTACGCTCGATTATCAAATCATAAAGGGGTTGAATGCCACAGTAAATTATCAATATGAAAGGCAATCTGCACTAAACACCAGCCTTGCTGATGAAAACAGTTATATGGCACGGGATTATATCAATCGCTTTACCCAAATCGTGAATGGGAATGTGATCTACATCGTGCCTAATGGCAGTATTTTGGATAAAGGTAATAGTGTTCTAAATGCAAATAACATACGGGGTCAATTGAACTTTGACAATACTTATGGTAAACACAATATTACAGCATTAATTGGAGGTGAAGCACGTTCCGCTCATGCGCAATCAAATCAGGCTCGTTTTTATGGCTACGACCCAAACAATTTAACTACGGGCAACGTGGACTTTACGAAAACGTATCCAAACATCGTTAATGGTGGAGCAGGCTTTATAGATAGAGGTCAATACCTCGGTGAAACAAGCACAAGGTTTATATCCTACTTCGCTAATGCAGCCTATACTTTTGATGAAAGGTATGTATTATCGGCAAGTGCCCGCAGGGATGCCAGTAACCTTTTTGGATTGAAAACTAATGACCAATGGAACCCATTTTGGTCGGCGGGATTTGCTTGGAAGTTGTCTAATGAAAAGTTTTATAAAGTTGATTTTCTCCCTTATCTTAATCTACGGGCAACTTATGGTTTTAGCGGTAATGTTGACCCCGCTATGGTTGCCGTTAACACAATTAGGTTTCTTCCATATACTTCCGTTTTTACAGGCACTCCATACGCAAGTTTTAATAATTACTACAATCCACTTTTAAGATGGGAAACAAGTAAAATGCTGAACCTTGCCGTAGACTTCCGTTTAAAGAATAATAGCTTGTCAGGGTCAGTAGAATATTATCATAAAAAGGGGGACAACCTATTTGGTATGGCTCCATTGGATTATACCACAGGAGTGCCTACCTATATATTGAGAAATGTTGCAAGCATGAAAGGCAATGGTTGGGATATTCAGTTAAAAAGCGTAAACATAGACCGTTCATTTAAGTGGAGTACAATACTCAATTTCAGCTTGTATCAGGACAAAATAATCGAATACCTCATAGACCGCACATTGGCAAGAGAATACATTTCTACCTCCACCGTACCAATATCGGGTATAGAGGGAAAACCTGTATATGCAATTTATGCTTATAAATGGGCAGGTTTAGACCCTAATACGGGTGAAGCACAGGGATACCTCGATGGTGAAATAAGTAAAAACTATAATAGTATAACCGGAACAGGAACGAGTGTTGAAGATTTACAATATTTCGGCTCTGCCATTCCAACTAAATTTGGCTCATTAATCAACGCTATATCTTACAAAAATATCAGCTTACAGGTAGGTGTTTCATTCAAATTTGGATATTGGTTTAGGCGCAGTTCGGTTAATTATACAAACCTGTTTAATAATTGGGTAGGTCATTCAGATTATGCACTTCGCTGGCAAAAACCGGGCGATGAAGTAAATACCAACGTACCTGTAAATCTATATGTCACAAATACCAATCGGGATGCCTTTTATAACGGCTCCGGTGTTTTGGTAGAAAAAGGCGACCATATCAGGCTTCAATATATCAACCTTGCTTATGACTTTAAAATGCCTACTAACGGAACAAGGGGTATCAAAGGTTTACAGGTATATTTTAATGCAACTAACCTTGGTATATTATGGAAAGCTAATAAAGCAGGTATCGACCCGGATTTTAATATAGGCAGCAACAGCCTAATAACACCTGCAAATTATTCACTTGGTTTAAGAGCAAAATTATAA
- a CDS encoding TlpA disulfide reductase family protein codes for MSVSKRNNNSIFKTFRRLALGTCGRIGSTAGKYLLLLVFLMYAAIQQQSHAQVASAKAANALKPTPLAIGDKIPDELWNLPLQVVNHPQGKKTITLSEYKDKLIILDFWATYCSPCIKNFPKLHALQNEFGDKIKVLAVTQEDTDKITRFFKKGAGKEHTYVNSVINDSVLLQYFPHKSVPHIVWINSNGNVLNTTQAEDINQSNIQAILDNQKTQMIAKVDIDRDRPLFLSEHFSNDLQLKSYSIFAKGYYAGLPSGNKFKQSKDGKIYGRQMTNASMMNIYNPIIDELFHKNGEQFNSKRMIIHVKEPALLYVIEKKDGEYEKYNLYNYELIVPEEKADSLYYYMLANLTRYSDYIGSIEKHIVDCFVLVRTSTKDKLKSKGGKPKTNFTPTHAILINRPLGHMLNMVNGDTITNLPIIDETGYTNNVDMEMSGIKDLTSFKKELSRYDLDLIPAKRSLNMFVLKDK; via the coding sequence ATGAGCGTATCCAAACGTAATAACAATTCTATTTTTAAAACCTTCCGCCGTTTAGCACTGGGAACGTGTGGTAGGATTGGGAGCACAGCCGGCAAGTATCTTTTGTTACTGGTTTTTCTCATGTATGCAGCCATCCAACAGCAGAGCCACGCACAAGTGGCTTCTGCTAAGGCTGCCAACGCCTTAAAACCCACCCCGCTTGCCATCGGAGACAAGATCCCCGATGAACTTTGGAACCTGCCCTTGCAGGTGGTAAACCATCCCCAGGGCAAGAAGACCATTACCCTTAGCGAGTACAAGGATAAGCTGATCATACTGGATTTTTGGGCCACCTATTGCTCACCCTGTATTAAAAACTTTCCAAAACTACATGCCTTACAAAATGAATTTGGCGACAAAATAAAAGTGCTGGCAGTAACACAAGAGGATACAGATAAAATAACCAGGTTTTTTAAAAAAGGTGCAGGTAAAGAACACACCTATGTTAATTCGGTAATTAATGATAGCGTTCTTTTACAGTATTTCCCTCATAAATCTGTACCGCATATTGTATGGATAAATTCTAATGGCAATGTACTGAATACCACACAGGCAGAAGACATAAACCAATCTAACATACAAGCCATTTTGGATAATCAAAAAACACAGATGATTGCCAAAGTGGATATTGACCGTGATAGACCTCTGTTTCTTTCCGAACATTTCAGTAACGACTTACAATTAAAATCCTATTCCATTTTTGCCAAAGGGTATTATGCAGGATTACCATCAGGAAATAAATTTAAGCAAAGCAAAGACGGTAAAATTTATGGCAGACAAATGACCAATGCCTCGATGATGAATATATATAACCCTATAATCGATGAATTGTTTCACAAAAACGGTGAACAATTCAATTCAAAGCGGATGATAATACACGTTAAAGAACCTGCTTTATTGTATGTAATAGAAAAAAAGGACGGGGAATATGAGAAGTACAATTTATACAACTACGAATTGATTGTACCCGAAGAAAAAGCAGATAGCCTGTACTATTACATGCTGGCAAACCTTACCCGCTATTCGGATTACATTGGCTCCATTGAAAAACATATAGTGGATTGTTTTGTGCTTGTACGAACCTCCACGAAAGACAAACTCAAAAGCAAAGGTGGAAAGCCTAAAACCAATTTTACACCAACACATGCTATTCTTATCAATCGCCCTTTAGGGCACATGCTAAATATGGTTAACGGCGATACGATTACAAACCTACCTATAATTGATGAAACAGGTTATACGAATAACGTGGATATGGAAATGTCGGGAATTAAAGATTTAACCAGCTTTAAAAAAGAACTCAGCAGATATGATCTTGACCTTATACCCGCAAAAAGAAGCCTCAATATGTTCGTTTTGAAAGACAAGTAG
- a CDS encoding helix-turn-helix transcriptional regulator, with protein MKIGQNIKELRLKSDFTTKFMAEEVGITEEEYINIENDGDVTLNLLEVIANRLSTTIVDIIELKDATGGVRNFFNNNNGNQGTIINIQGVNQEEIRKAYKEAYEDLYSEKLKRVPQLEALLHQHNIKFDF; from the coding sequence ATGAAAATCGGACAGAATATTAAAGAGTTACGGCTTAAAAGTGATTTTACCACAAAATTTATGGCGGAAGAAGTGGGCATAACAGAAGAGGAGTATATCAACATTGAAAATGATGGCGATGTAACGCTTAATCTTTTGGAAGTTATTGCAAACAGATTATCAACAACCATAGTGGACATTATTGAATTGAAAGATGCTACTGGTGGTGTTAGAAACTTCTTCAACAATAATAATGGCAATCAGGGAACGATTATCAATATTCAAGGGGTGAATCAGGAGGAAATAAGAAAAGCGTATAAAGAAGCCTATGAAGACCTGTATTCAGAAAAATTAAAACGAGTTCCCCAGTTAGAAGCGTTATTGCATCAACATAACATCAAATTTGATTTTTAG
- a CDS encoding helix-turn-helix transcriptional regulator, with protein sequence MKIGDNIREIREFEKNLKRDYVAEQLNITTRAYANIENNIADITLSRLSEIAKIFGCSPLYILKYCRLKQDFYNTIHNNNGNQGLITIDQSQIKGRDLLYQLQRELIESQRKRIDLLEALLKANNIDF encoded by the coding sequence ATGAAGATCGGGGACAACATAAGAGAAATCCGTGAATTTGAGAAAAATCTCAAACGGGATTATGTTGCCGAACAATTGAATATAACCACCAGGGCTTATGCGAATATAGAAAATAATATAGCTGATATTACATTGAGCCGACTTAGCGAAATCGCTAAGATTTTTGGATGTAGTCCACTTTATATTTTGAAGTATTGCAGATTAAAACAAGACTTCTATAACACTATTCATAATAATAATGGCAATCAGGGTTTAATTACTATTGATCAAAGCCAGATAAAAGGAAGGGATTTGTTATATCAACTTCAGAGAGAATTGATTGAAAGTCAAAGAAAGCGTATAGATTTGTTAGAAGCACTTTTAAAGGCAAATAACATAGATTTTTAA
- a CDS encoding helix-turn-helix transcriptional regulator encodes MKVGDNLREIREKQTKFRQEDVAKALGISTKAYGNIENNQADITLKRLNELAEIFGVTPEYIISYQNKPTYTNVFNNYDGNQGVINMYQGCGSDQIKNIEEDIKKTGKRPVAYRQRQGITNQWIRGLRIL; translated from the coding sequence ATGAAAGTAGGTGATAATTTAAGGGAAATAAGAGAAAAGCAGACTAAATTTCGGCAAGAAGATGTGGCTAAAGCGCTTGGTATTTCAACAAAGGCTTATGGCAATATTGAGAATAATCAGGCTGATATAACGCTAAAAAGGTTGAACGAGCTTGCCGAAATATTTGGTGTTACCCCAGAGTACATAATTTCCTATCAAAACAAACCAACTTACACAAACGTGTTCAATAATTATGATGGCAATCAGGGTGTGATTAATATGTATCAGGGATGCGGCTCTGACCAAATCAAGAATATTGAAGAAGATATAAAAAAAACAGGCAAGAGGCCAGTCGCTTACAGGCAAAGACAAGGAATAACTAACCAATGGATAAGAGGTTTGAGGATATTGTAA
- a CDS encoding PDDEXK nuclease domain-containing protein, whose product MDKRFEDIVRLIKQSRANAIRAVNIELINLYWNVGAYIKQKLSAAEWGDKTVEELAVFIQKNNPELKGFNRSGLYRMVQFFETYVSSQFVASLRRQTQRIDNEKNRIVAPAGTQFEPQDIRNTVLVQLSWTHHRTIFSRCKTDEERQFYIQVSVKENYSVRELDRQISASLFERTMLGNNKLSQMIKEAHADITNTLKDSYVFEFLNLPEPHNEGDLQRGLVKQMKNFILELGRDFLFIGEEYKVQVGNSDFYIDLLFYHRGLQCLVAFELKADKFKPEHLGQLNFYLEALDRDVKKPNENPSIGILLCKDKDSEVVEYALSRSLSPTMVSEYKTQLPDKKILQQKLHELFENSEDDKN is encoded by the coding sequence ATGGATAAGAGGTTTGAGGATATTGTAAGGCTAATCAAACAGTCAAGGGCAAATGCTATCCGGGCTGTTAATATAGAATTAATTAATCTCTACTGGAATGTGGGCGCGTACATTAAACAAAAACTGTCTGCCGCCGAATGGGGTGATAAGACTGTTGAAGAACTGGCAGTTTTCATTCAAAAAAACAACCCGGAACTGAAGGGCTTTAACAGATCAGGGCTTTACAGAATGGTGCAGTTCTTTGAAACCTATGTCTCTTCACAATTTGTCGCCTCACTGCGGCGACAAACACAACGCATTGATAATGAGAAAAATAGAATTGTCGCCCCAGCGGGGACACAATTTGAGCCGCAGGATATCAGAAATACTGTTTTGGTACAGTTGAGCTGGACACATCACCGCACTATTTTTTCCCGATGCAAAACGGATGAAGAAAGGCAGTTTTACATTCAGGTAAGCGTTAAAGAAAATTATAGCGTAAGAGAACTGGACCGACAGATTTCCGCAAGCCTTTTTGAACGCACCATGCTTGGAAACAACAAGCTCTCGCAAATGATAAAGGAAGCCCATGCAGATATAACCAATACATTGAAGGATAGCTACGTTTTTGAGTTTTTGAACCTGCCTGAACCACATAATGAGGGCGATTTACAAAGGGGGCTGGTAAAGCAAATGAAAAACTTTATCCTCGAACTGGGCAGAGATTTTCTTTTTATTGGAGAAGAATATAAAGTGCAGGTAGGTAACAGCGATTTTTATATCGACCTCCTGTTTTATCATAGAGGTTTGCAATGCCTGGTGGCGTTTGAACTGAAAGCAGATAAGTTTAAGCCCGAACATTTAGGACAACTCAATTTTTACCTGGAGGCGTTGGATCGGGATGTAAAGAAACCAAACGAAAATCCAAGTATCGGTATTTTGCTTTGCAAGGACAAAGACAGTGAAGTGGTGGAGTATGCACTAAGCCGCAGCCTTTCACCAACAATGGTATCCGAATACAAAACACAATTGCCGGACAAAAAAATATTACAGCAAAAATTACATGAGCTGTTTGAAAATAGTGAAGATGATAAAAATTAA
- a CDS encoding nitroreductase — protein MQKRYNIEEFNEILLRRRSIYPYQYVRGKVIPDAIIWQILENANRAPNHKQTEPWRFCVFSGEGLKHFGQLQADIYREFAADSYQQDRYKKLIEYPLMSSHVISIGMKRSAVDKLPEIEEVEAVACAVQNMFLTVTAYGLGCYWTTAGITYFEEAKSHFGLERTDKLLGFLYIGYVEKPVTAISKRKPIGSKVNWIDTIDGINRPTDLGKYVAHRCAF, from the coding sequence ATGCAGAAGCGATATAATATTGAAGAGTTCAATGAAATTCTGCTGCGCCGCAGGAGCATATACCCCTATCAGTATGTAAGGGGCAAAGTTATTCCCGATGCCATCATCTGGCAAATTCTCGAAAATGCAAACAGAGCGCCCAATCATAAGCAAACCGAGCCGTGGCGATTTTGCGTTTTTTCGGGCGAGGGCCTGAAACATTTTGGGCAATTACAGGCTGATATTTACAGGGAATTTGCAGCAGACAGTTACCAGCAGGACAGGTATAAAAAACTCATTGAATATCCGTTAATGTCTTCCCACGTTATCTCTATCGGGATGAAACGGAGTGCGGTAGATAAACTGCCCGAAATTGAAGAAGTAGAAGCCGTAGCCTGTGCTGTCCAGAATATGTTCCTAACTGTTACCGCTTACGGTTTGGGGTGTTATTGGACAACGGCAGGTATCACGTACTTTGAAGAGGCAAAATCCCATTTCGGGTTAGAAAGAACGGATAAGCTTTTGGGCTTTTTGTATATTGGTTATGTTGAAAAACCGGTGACTGCCATCTCAAAACGGAAGCCAATAGGCAGTAAGGTAAATTGGATTGATACTATAGACGGAATTAACCGCCCGACTGACTTAGGAAAATATGTAGCCCACCGATGTGCTTTTTGA
- a CDS encoding heavy metal translocating P-type ATPase yields MIFLVVASPCALVSSIMPAILSGISNAARKGVLFKGGVHLENIGGVKVVAFDKTGTLTHGKPKVIDIVPFSGMSTDDLLQITASVETLSEHPIAKAIVRAAKDKKLDLSKPKELQAIHGLGVHGILNGKEYKIGKRDLLNDINITDEDQKRATGIEEQGRTVIFVAADGNAIGLISVEDTIRPQARKVIEELKSKGIKTVLLTGDNQITGKAIGKQAGINLVYSELLPDQKVDAVKKLGEKYGKVAMVGDGVNDAPALAAASVGIAMGSGGTDVAMETADIILIADNIENIPFAINLGRRASSVIKQNIVFAIAVALTLITLNFIGEGKISLPQGVVGHEGSTVLVILSGLRLLR; encoded by the coding sequence ATGATTTTTCTTGTAGTGGCTTCGCCCTGTGCGCTCGTGTCATCTATTATGCCCGCAATTCTTTCCGGGATATCCAATGCTGCACGAAAAGGGGTGCTATTTAAAGGGGGTGTTCATCTTGAAAACATTGGAGGCGTTAAAGTAGTTGCCTTTGATAAAACAGGAACCCTAACCCACGGCAAACCTAAAGTGATAGATATTGTACCTTTTTCGGGAATGAGCACGGATGATTTGCTGCAAATTACCGCTTCAGTTGAAACCCTCTCCGAACACCCCATAGCAAAGGCCATCGTTCGTGCAGCGAAGGATAAGAAATTGGATCTTTCCAAACCAAAGGAACTGCAAGCCATTCATGGTTTGGGTGTTCATGGTATTTTAAATGGTAAAGAATATAAAATCGGTAAAAGGGATCTTCTTAATGATATAAACATTACCGATGAGGATCAGAAAAGAGCCACCGGTATAGAAGAGCAAGGCAGAACCGTGATTTTTGTTGCTGCTGACGGTAATGCCATAGGTTTGATCTCCGTGGAAGATACGATTCGCCCACAGGCAAGAAAAGTCATTGAAGAATTAAAATCAAAAGGTATAAAAACAGTCTTATTAACCGGTGATAACCAAATAACCGGCAAAGCCATAGGCAAACAGGCCGGTATCAACTTAGTGTACTCGGAACTATTGCCCGATCAAAAGGTGGACGCTGTTAAGAAGCTGGGAGAAAAATACGGCAAGGTCGCAATGGTAGGCGATGGTGTCAATGATGCGCCCGCTTTGGCGGCTGCATCGGTTGGTATTGCAATGGGAAGCGGAGGAACGGATGTTGCAATGGAAACCGCAGACATTATCCTGATAGCTGATAATATAGAGAATATTCCATTTGCGATTAATCTTGGTCGCAGGGCCAGCAGTGTTATCAAGCAAAATATCGTGTTCGCCATAGCAGTTGCATTAACACTCATTACGCTCAATTTTATCGGTGAGGGTAAAATAAGCCTTCCTCAAGGAGTTGTTGGTCATGAAGGCAGTACGGTGCTGGTTATTTTAAGTGGATTAAGATTATTGAGATAA
- a CDS encoding HAD-IC family P-type ATPase produces the protein MTELAIPNDRARWSFSDIWEKHGAAIITALCLLFILLAWWAGRQNMPTAEIILFILAYVVGGHQKAIEGLTTLFKEKDLDVDLLMVVAAIGAASIGYWMDGAILIFIFSLSGTLEDYTMEKTNRDIRSIMKLRPEEAVLLENGVERKIKVEALKKRDVILVRPGDRISADGIIIGGYSAINEASITGEGIPADKKKGDEVYSGTINGQGALEIEVTKPSEETVLSKIIHLVQEAKNEKPPSQLFVERFESIYAKVVVLVAILLMVLPRIYSTGPGAIRYTGQ, from the coding sequence ATGACAGAATTAGCCATACCCAACGACAGAGCAAGATGGTCGTTTTCCGATATTTGGGAGAAACACGGAGCTGCAATTATAACAGCATTATGTTTGCTGTTTATTCTATTGGCTTGGTGGGCAGGCAGGCAAAATATGCCTACTGCTGAAATTATCCTCTTTATACTGGCTTACGTTGTTGGAGGTCATCAGAAAGCCATAGAAGGATTGACAACACTTTTTAAAGAAAAAGATTTGGATGTGGATCTTTTGATGGTTGTGGCAGCAATCGGTGCAGCATCCATCGGCTATTGGATGGACGGAGCAATACTGATATTCATTTTTTCGCTAAGCGGTACATTGGAAGATTACACAATGGAAAAAACGAACAGGGATATCAGGTCTATAATGAAACTTCGCCCGGAAGAAGCCGTTTTACTCGAAAATGGCGTTGAAAGAAAAATAAAGGTAGAGGCTCTTAAAAAGCGGGACGTTATCCTCGTTCGGCCAGGTGATCGTATTTCTGCTGACGGTATCATTATCGGGGGATATTCTGCCATCAATGAAGCGTCCATTACCGGAGAAGGCATTCCGGCAGATAAGAAAAAAGGGGATGAAGTTTATTCTGGAACGATCAACGGGCAGGGTGCATTGGAAATAGAGGTAACCAAACCGTCAGAAGAAACCGTGCTCTCCAAGATCATTCATCTGGTACAGGAAGCAAAAAATGAAAAGCCGCCCAGTCAGCTATTTGTTGAACGCTTTGAAAGCATCTATGCAAAGGTCGTGGTATTGGTCGCTATTTTATTGATGGTGCTCCCCCGTATTTATTCAACTGGACCTGGAGCGATACGATATACAGGGCAATGA
- a CDS encoding AraC family transcriptional regulator, translating into MKSLQLFTDKEITVKELASNNSGLHKHHFFELIYVLDGTGIHNINNNQFEFSKGDVFLLTPEDAHTFEISTPTKFCIVDFTKGFFVKNRRVGETKANISELYKQLEFIFHNHHNVQGSIVSDPDKPIFKALINQLIKEKGKKQFFDEIIIQDIIFLLLHFIARNIQQNISLFSKRENPKSRVHEITAYIQQHIYDSELLKIRSVATHFGKSTDHLNRYFKAETGSTIKDYIIRYKLNLVTTRLKFSDLTISEIAGELNFTDESHLNKMFKSAFGKTAKQYKNDHKH; encoded by the coding sequence ATGAAATCGTTGCAGCTATTTACAGATAAGGAAATCACCGTTAAGGAATTGGCTTCTAATAATTCCGGCCTGCATAAACATCATTTTTTTGAACTCATTTATGTTTTGGATGGTACGGGTATACATAATATCAATAACAACCAATTTGAATTTTCAAAGGGTGACGTTTTCCTGCTTACACCTGAAGATGCGCACACCTTTGAAATAAGCACACCCACCAAATTCTGTATAGTAGATTTTACTAAAGGCTTTTTTGTGAAGAATCGCAGGGTTGGAGAAACGAAAGCCAATATCAGCGAATTGTATAAACAACTGGAATTTATCTTTCATAATCATCATAATGTTCAGGGCAGCATTGTATCCGATCCTGACAAACCAATATTCAAAGCACTGATCAACCAGTTGATCAAAGAAAAGGGCAAAAAACAATTCTTTGATGAGATCATTATCCAGGATATCATTTTTCTGCTGCTTCATTTCATTGCAAGAAATATACAGCAGAACATTTCACTATTTTCGAAAAGGGAAAACCCCAAAAGCAGAGTACATGAAATTACCGCATATATACAGCAGCACATTTACGATAGTGAATTGCTAAAGATCAGAAGTGTAGCCACTCATTTTGGTAAATCGACCGACCATCTAAACAGGTATTTTAAGGCTGAGACGGGAAGCACGATTAAAGACTATATTATTCGTTACAAACTCAATTTAGTGACAACAAGGCTTAAATTCAGCGACTTGACCATTTCGGAAATAGCAGGTGAATTGAATTTTACGGATGAGAGCCATCTAAACAAAATGTTTAAAAGCGCATTTGGCAAAACTGCCAAACAATATAAGAATGACCACAAACATTAA